TGGAAGCTTATCTTTGAAAGCGAAATAGTACATAGCATAGCCGGGACAGGAGAAAGGTTTGAAAAAGGAACCGGCCCAGGTGCTGTTGAGAAGTTCATTTCCTTTGGTGTCAATCCAGTTCTGAATAGCAGGATCGTCACCGATATTCTTGGCCATTTCAGCCAGAAGCAGGGACCAGTCGCTTTTACCGGCGTCCTGACTCGATTCACCGTTACCCGGCTCCCAGGTTTGCGCATAAATCAGCGAATCCACCCGCTGTTGATAGTCGGGTTCCCAGGAACCATCGGGGCGAGTGACTGCAGGTTCAACGATTTTGCCTTGTTTTGCAAAAAGGTAGTTTTCCGAAAGCGTATCCTGCGCAAAGGCAGTCACGACAATAAGGCCGACAATGCCGGCAATGAATGAAAATTCAGATTTCATTATTAACTCCCGATAAGTGCGAATTACACTTTCAAATCACCGGAATAGCGGGTATTCCGATAATGACATAGGGGAGAATATGGTAGATTATTAATAATGAAGTCAATAAATAAATAGTTACATTTTTGTTACATAAATGGGGACGGAGCTAGTTTACTAGTTTAAGAGTCCCTAACATAATGAGGTACGTGAGGTACGTAACGATTGCTGAGCGAGAAGTACCATTGGCGAGGCAGGTGAAGCAGACATATCCGTTGAGATATGGCGATGCAGCCCAACGAAGCCAATGGGTTTTAGCAGCCGGCCGGAGTAGGACTTCATTTTGTTAGGGACTCTAAGGCTGTGAATTTTTCCATCGCTTATAAAGGCTCATCGCTGATGGAACGGTAATTTTCAGAAATGATGCAATGGCAGTATAGGGCAGCAACTCATCATGTCGGACTTTGTAACAGAAATAAGCCCGTGCTTCGGAACGAGTGCTCAATCTACTGCGACTCATTAGTTCTTGAATTGTAAGTGAATATTTTCTGCACACCTCATTGGCGGTCTTTGACAATACTTCAGCATAATCTGCCTGCCGATGGCGCCGAAGGTTACCTATTGCATGGCTAGCCATGGCATTTCTGACAAATTCCGGATCGCCGATCACCGCTGGCCAACCTTTCTTCGATCCGTCAAATTCAACTGAATCTTCTGGGGATAATGCGCCCGAATTACATATTTTATCCGGGTCTACCGCCTCATTCAGATATATCATATATTTCTTGATTGCTGCTTTTTCAGTCCGACCGAATCGACGAAGCGCCTCTTTTCTATGCTGAAAATCACGCCCAATTGCTCCATTGAGCCCGAGAAGGTAACGATGGCCAGACCATTTCCATGCAGCTAACTCCTCAAGAGATGATACTAATCCCGCTCGTAAGGGATTGAGATGAATATAGCGAATTAGGTGCAGAGCATATTCCTGATCCTGGCAAAGGACCGATTTGAATCGATTCTGAAACAGGTAGCCGTTTCGCTCCTCCTTATTATTAAACCACTGAGCGTAGACCCCGTTAAGCGGCCGCATCAATTTACTCATCGGGTTTTCATTTGTTCTCAAAAGGAAGTGGTAATGATTGTTCATCAAACACCAGGCAAGGCACCGATAACCGCAATTTTTCTGATATCGTGCAAATAAATAAAGGAATTTCAAGCGGTCGTTGTCGTTGTTGAATATTCTTCTACCATCGATTCCCCGAGACATTATATGAACAAGTGAACCTGGAAATTCCAATCTGTTCATTCGAGGCATTTATCTACTCCTTTCGGCTTGTTCCCGCTTTTCCTGCAGAGCAAAAGAAGATAAATTATGACGCCAGCTTAAACTTCTAAACTAGCTCCGTCCCAAATTTGAATTTCAATCCCCGCCTGCTAAATGAGTATTTTAAATGTTATCCTATATTTTTTCCATAATTCTTTTGTTCTATTCACAAAGGAGCCATTCATGAATCTTGACGACGCCATACGCAAAGTTCCCGATTTCCCCAAACCCGGTATTCTCTTTTATGATATCACCAGCATATTTGCCAATCCTGAGGCTTTCTCCTATTGTGTTGAGCAGATGATGGAGACCTATAAGGACAAACATGTGGATGGCGTTATTGCAATCGAAAGCAGGGGATTTCTCCTCGGCGCCTGTTATGCCGAAAAGGCAAAAGTTCCCCTGGTTCTTGCCCGGAAAAAGGGAAAGCTCCCCGGCGAAACGGTCCAGCAGAGCTACACCCTTGAATATGGTGAAGCAACCCTGGAGATCCACAAAGCCGATCTGCTTCCAGGAAAAAAATGGCTCGTTATCGATGATCTCATCGGCACCGGCGGCACACTGGAAGCTGTTGCTCTGATGATTGAAAGCGTGGGCGGTGAAATTGCCGGTATATTTTCAATCATCGGTCTGCCTTTTCTCAGCTATAAGAAGAAAATCGGAAAATATGAGCCGGTTACTCTGATCGAATATGAAGGTGAATAGCAGCCTCCTTTGCTGCAGGGATGATGAAACTCCGATTATATAAAGAGCCCTACCGCGACCCCATGAAACCCGGGGTGGTGCGTCTGCTTTTTGAAGGAATTCAGTCGCCGGAAGATCAAAAAGACAAATTCGACGATTTTTACCTGTATGTCTGGATCGATACCGGCGGTGTTCTGAAAAGTTTCCAGGCTGTTCTGGATGATCTACTCGTTTTTGAGGTCAAAATGCCATCGGTGATTTCCTTTGGACAGATAAGCAAAGAACCGTTCAATCGGACTGTAAAAATTAATAAATCATCTCAGAAACGAAAACGAATGATAAGAATAATGAGCAATCTGCGCAATGAATATTTTCCCGATTTATTGAAAAGGGCAGGGGAGATTGCCCGGGAAGAAAACATTGTTCCGGTAGAGTTGAGCAGGGAAGAGAAAATGGCATTTGAGAAGTTGATGAAAGAGAATGTGTGAAATGTTAATAAAACAGTTTGAAGTTAATCATCAGGAGTACATATGGCAGTATTCACCGTAAAACAAATCTTTCAGGCGGAACAGCCACCGAGGGGAGAAATCGAAGTACGTGGTTGGGTACGCACAAAGCGGGATTCAAAAAAATTTTCCTTTATCGAGTTAAATGACGGCAGCTGTATGGCGAGTCTGCAGATTATCGCCGAATCATCAATTGAAAACTATGATGATACGGTTTTGAAACTGACTACCGGAAGCAGTATTGCTGCGGTGGGGATTATTGTCGAATCGCCGGGGAAGGGTCAGAAATATGAAATGCAGGCAAAAAAAGTAACTGTCTATTCAATCGCTCCGCCGGATTATCCTCTGCAGAAAAAACGCCACAGTTTTGAGTATCTCCGCGAGATTGCCCATCTCCGTCCGCGCACAAACACCATTGGGGCTGTTGCCCGGGTCCGCAGTTCGCTGAGTCATGCGATTCATACCTTTTTCCAGGACCGCGGTTTTGTATATGTGCATACCCCGATCATCACGGCGAGTGACTGTGAAGGCGCGGGGGAGATGTTCAGGGTGACGGCGCTGGATCTTGATAATCCACCGAAAACCGACGACGGCCGGCTTGATTATTCACGGGACTTTTTCGGTAAACAGGCATCGTTGACAGTCAGCGGGCAGCTCGAAGGTGAAATTTATGCGATGGCGTTGGGGAAAGTGTATACCTTCGGCCCCACATTCAGAGCAGAAAACTCAAATACTTCCCGGCATCTGGCCGAGTTCTGGATGATCGAACCGGAAATGGCCTTCTGTGACCTCTACGGCGACATGGACCTTGCCGAAGAATTTGTTCGGTATCTCGCGCGGCATGCACTGGAAAAAAACCATGAAGATATCGCATTTTTCAATGTGCGGATCGAGAAATCGGTCATCGAAACGTTAAAGAATATTGCGGAAAATCCTTTTGAGCGTATTTCCTATACCGATGCGATTACTATTCTCGAAAAAAACAACGAAAAATTCGAGTACAAAGTTACATGGGGAACCGATATTCAGTCGGAACATGAACGGTTCCTTACCGAACAGGAATTCAAAAAGCCGGTTATTGTATACGATTATCCTAAAGAGATCAAATCTTTTTACATGAAGCTTAACGACGATGATAAAACAGTGCGGGCCATGGATGTTCTGGTTCCCAGGATCGGTGAGTTAATCGGCGGCAGTGAACGGGAAGACCGTCATGATATGCTTGTTAAACGAATCAATAGTCTGGGCCTCAATGAAAAGGACTACTGGTGGTATCTTGACCTTCGCAAATACGGCGGCGTCCCCCATGCCGGGTTCGGACTGGGTTTCGAGCGCTTGCTGTTGCTTGTGACCGGTATGCAGAATATCCGTGATGTCATTCCCTTCCCCCGGCATCCCGGATATGCGGAGTTTTAGAAGGCTGTAGCGGGACGCTGCCGCCGCTTCCATTTTCCAAGACATGGGCAATTTAAGGTGCGGTGGTAAATGACGGCGGCTATTCGAACATCGACAAATCCCATTCGTCGCGCCACGCTATTTTCATTCTGTCACCTTCCCACATAATCGGCAACCAGACATACCGTGAGTCCCGCAGGTCCTCCTTGATCCACCGGTCGGCCATGAAAATGAAGGCGTCTTTTTTATTCTGCAAGGGCAGCACAAAGGTGCTCTGGGAATAAAAGGTCTTCTCGTTTTCGGGACCGATACAGGGATTCCCTTTCACTTCCCACGGGCCAAGCACGCTGTCGCTGATCGCATATTCGGCTTCATTGGGATCCCACCCGGAACATCCCGAAGAGACGCAATAATACCGGCCGTTCCGTTTGAATATCGCCGGGGCTTCACGACGGGCTTTTACGAAATTATGAGTAAACGTACCACTCTGGGACAGATAATCATCGGTGAGAAGAGAGATATGCAAGGTTCCATTACTACGAAAGGTCCCATCACCATTATCATTTGAAGAATATATCAGATAGGCACTGCCGTCATCATCTTTAAACACCGTCAGGTCGCGACTCTCCCATCCGTTGGGGCGCATGCTGTCGATATATTCGAAGGGACCGGTGGGTGAATCTGAAACAGCAATGCCCGCACGGGCATACAGATAATCAGCCGTGTCCACATGCATCCACATGACATATTTCCCGGTTCTATCATTGTAGACTACCTTCGGGCGCTCGATTACCTTTGATGGATGCAAGTCGTGGGAGGGGTCCTTCGGGACCGGTTTTAGAACCGTGCCTTCGCAGTTCCAGGTAATCAGGTCGCGGGATGAATAACAATTAACACCAAGGGCATCCACCCGATAGCGCGCTCTGCCGGCTTCTATCGTTTTGCCGTTTTTGTTCTCTCCGTACCAGTAATAGATACCGTTATGGTACAGGATGCCTCCGCCATGGGCCTGAATTAAATTGCCATCCATATCGAACCATTGACTACCGGGTTTGATCATGCGCTAATTCCTCAAAATATCGAAGTCCATAAAGTACCAGTTTCATCGAATATAATAAATTCGATCAACCAGGTGCGATGCTATGATGAATATTTGATATGGTCCCGATAGCGTTTATGGAACCATCCAAAGTAGTGGTCGGGATACTTTTTGATCCACTCCGAAATAATATCGTTGTGTAATTTCTGATATGTATACAGGACCTGGTCACGGTCCATTGCTCTCGTGTCCGGAAGATCGGCGTTTTCAAAAAGAATCTTATATGAACCATCATCTTGCAAAAGCGCGTAGGTGGGAAGAAGTGCGCATCCGGTTTTTTCAAGGAGCCATCCGACCCCCAGAAGGGTGTTGGCATCTTTCCCCAGAAAGGGTACCATGGTTCCCTGCCGTCCAACATGCTGGTCGACCAAAATCGCCACCATGCCGTTTCGTTTAAGCACCTGAAGAGATTTCCGTAAAGACTTTTTTACATAGATTGTTTCAACGCCGGTCTTTTTACGTTTGCCGGCAAGCCAGTCCTGCACGGGGACATTTTTCATGGGTTTTGCAAGTACATTGAGATCGCGTATTTTTTGTCCAAAAACATTTGCCAGTATTTCCCAGTTACCAAAATGGGCAAGGAGAATAATGATTCCCCTGTTGCGGGCAAACATTTTCTCGATACTTTCATAGTTATGGACAACGTTGGGCGGCTGGGTTGAAGAGGCCCTGAGGAAATCGGCAAAATATCGACCAATATTGATATAGAGATTTCGCGTGATCTTCTGAATTTCATCTTCCGACCATAGCCCGGTATGCCGCATGTTTTTCTCGGCCACATGACGGTAGATTCCTTTTCGAAAAAGAATGATACCGATCGCGGCTCCCAGTTTCAGGGTCAGTTTGCGCGGAAGAACTTTCAGAACCGTTTCAATAATTCTAAGAACCAGGTATTGCAGGCAATGTGAAAGCTTTTTCATTGGTCCCTTTCGGGTATTTGCCCCATGACTTCGATAATATCTTCTGCCGGAAGGATAATGGGGGTTTCATTGAATTCTCCTTTGGGAGAAGGTATCACCCGCATAAGTAGAATGCCGAGGGTCTTGCCGTTTTGGGTAAAGGCAGGTCTCCCCAGGCCGTCAAAGATAGCAGTGCCGTCGGGGATATAGAAACGGCGGGGTTTATTTACAATGGCTTTAACACGACAGAGGGTAACAGAAGCCGTTCGTCCTGCGGCTTTTCCGAGCCGGCCGAGTAAAATGCATTCGTTGAGCACCGTCGCTTTTGCAGAATTCGAAAAATCGATAAAGGGAAAGGATTTCCCTGTCGAGTCGGTTGGTGATATAAAAACCAGATCGAGATCGCGGTCCCGGATAAGGACCCGGGCCTGGACTTCATCACTACCGGGCATAAGCATCTTAACATCAGAAATCTCGGTTTCAAAGCTGAAATCAGGATTATCCTCACCGCCAAAGGCCGGAGATGAATTGGCCCAGGGGTCGGTGACAAAAAGAGAGACTACGGCAAGTCCCGATGGATCGATTATTACACCGGTGACTTCCTGTTTATGTTCTCCCTGGTCCATCTCCTTGCCCGAGACCACCATCCGTTGACGGGTCACTAATTTTACCGTTATGACTGCATCCTTGTGCCGGGCATGTATTTTTGCGGCACGGTCTTCAATAGAACCGCCAACAGCAGTTGTAACCAGCGAAAAAAGTATTCCGAAAAGTAGCGTATGTCTTATTTGTTGTTCCAATCGGGTTCGATTTCCAGAAAAAGTGTATGGATACCCCTGCGGACATGAAATACCGCATAGGGCTCTTTCATTTCCTCTATAGATTGCATGGTTTTTTCCAAACTTTTGACATCGGGAATAGATGCCCGGTTGATCGCAGTGATAATATCGCCAACCGCAAGGTTGCCCAGTGCCGCCCAGCCACCCTGATCGACAACTTCAACCAGCACCCCCGACCGGGCTTGTTCAAGCTCCTTATTTACCTGATCGAAATAAGATATGTTCCGGGCGGTAAATTCGAAATTGTTGTCGCGGTACTTTTTCATTTCCCTCGATGGTCTCGGTGATCGAACCAACGTGACTTTTTTCTCAATCTCCTTTTTGTCACGTATCAGCGTAAGGTTCACTTCGGTGTCGATCGTGTAATCACGGATACGGGCATTGAAAAACTCGGCTTCCCCCGGCTCACTCACTTCCACCGGTTCATCATCGAGCTTTATAATGATATCGCCGGCGTGCAGTCCTGCCTTTTCCGCACTGCTGTTCGGGTAAACGCGGGTAACCCGCACTCCTGTCTTTCCTGCTATGCCGAGGTGATCGGCAATATCGGAAGTCAGCACCTGCACTGAAACGGGAAGCCAGGCTTTTCGGACCTCATAACCGTAATTGAAAATCTGCCTGTCGCCGATTTCAGCAACAGTCAAGCGTTGCTCGTTTTTCCGCTCAAATGCTACCAGTGTCGGAACCGGTTTATCGGTATCAGCTACCAGTGTCCGGGTAATTGCTGCTAATTCGTGGATATTCCTGACCGGCTTTTTGTCAATTGCAACAATGATGTCATTGGCCAGTATCGATGGACGTGCTTCATCACAGGGTCCTCCGGGACGGATCGAGGTGACCAGTACACCATCCTGATTCTCTCTTTTCATCTCCTTTGCCGCCATCAGAGAAATATTACGAACCGTCATTCCCCACTGCTTGATCTCGACCGTAGTCGGGCGCATATAGTCTCTTTTGACGGGAACAAGCGATACTTTTTTCTCTTTCCCTTTCCTTACGACCGTTACGGTAACACGCTTGCCTACCGGGAGCTGTACCACATAATTATTAAATGTAGGCAATTCTTCTGCAAAACGAATGCTCGGCTCATAGTCGCCGATTTTCCGGATAATATCTCCCGATTGAATACCGGCTTTTTGTGCGGGAGAGTTTTCGATAACTCCACTTACCAGGACGCCCTTTTCCGCTTTGGCGTTTTTAAGACGCGGCTGAACTTCAAAACCGGCCCAGCTGCGCGATATTTCACCTTTGTCGATTATTTCCTTTGCGATCCGCTGAGCAAGGCTTCCAGGAATCGCCGCACCTATCCCGAGGCTTATTTCGTTAATACCGATAATTTCACCCTTGAGATTAACAAGAGGCCCCCCGGAATTGCCGGGAAAAATATCGGCGTCATGACCGATCCACCGTACAAGCAGGCCAACATCCTCGCCGTCGATAGTAATTTTGTTAAAGGGCCAGTACATCTCCGGCATAACAAGTTCGGTGTTGCTGATTATCCCCATTGTTACCGATTGCGACAGGGCAAGGGGGCTGCCCATCGCCATAACATGGTCTCCAACTTGCAGTTCCGATGAATTCCCGAATGTGGCGGTGGCAAAGGACCGTTTCTTTTCGGGTATCAGTTTGATAACCGCAATATCGGTCAAGGGATCGGTACCCACAAGTTCGGCACCGATTTCTTCTTTTGACGGCATTGTGCAGACAATTCGTTTTGCTCTCCCTGCAACATGATGATTGGTGACAACATGACCTTCGGGCGTAATGATCACCCCGCTACCCGAGGTTTCGAACTTGGTTTCTCTTCCCTGCATATGCTCAACCGATACCACGTGGATCCTCACTAAGGCCGGTTTGATCTTTTCGATGGCGTAAGAAACTGCCGGAGAATCGGGTGCCGGATTATTTTTGTCAACTGATTGAGCAGACCATACGCTTCCGAACAATAAAAGGATCACTAAGGTAATGAGCGGTTGTTTTTGCATGTTTCCCCTGGTTGCAACAGATTTTTCGATACTTTGTTGGTGAACCGGTTCCTCAGGTCCTAAATGAAATTAAGAGGTGAGATTCCATAGTTCACCTTTTCAAAAATAGTATAAAACATGAATGTGATTTAAAATCACAAAAAAAATCGGGCTCGACCTCTCCAAAATGTATTTCCTGTGGAAACTGCACGGTTTTTTCTCCTGTAGATACTATACTGCAAACTGGGGAGCACCACCACAGTGGGGAACGGTTTTTCAGCCCCCATGTGTGGGGGGTGGGGGTTGGGCTATTAATCGAGCATTTTCCTGGTTGGGGTCCAGGGGGGCACCTGCCCTCCTCCAATCAATATCATCCTTTAAAAACCTGAAACCGTCAGGTACATTTTTGCCCGAGTTCCTAAGTCTTGTTAGGGCCTTTTGGCAATAACTTTGATTGAAAGGCTAAAATATTGTATTTTGGTCTATCTCTTGATTCCTTTGGGTTTCGATAATACCGATTTTTACAGGATTCAAAAGGAATTTTTTATTCATTATTATTGAAAAGGAGCATATTTCATATGGCCCCACATGTAAGTTTCTGGGATGATGTCCCATACGTAATAGCAGATATCGGACTTGCCGATTTCGGCAGAAAAGAGATGGTTATTGCCGAGCATGAAATGCCCGGATTGATGGCTATTCGAGAAAAATATGCCAAAGATAAACCTTTAGCAGGAGCTCGAATTGCTGGCTCCCTGCATATGACTATTCAGACAGCCGTTCTGATCGAGACGCTCAAGGACCTTGGCGCCGAAGTACAATGGGCTTCATGCAATATCTTCTCCACCCAGGACCATGCTGCAGCAGCAATAGCGAAAACCGGCATTCCGGTATTTGCCTGGAAAGGCGAATCGCTTGAAGAATATTGGGTGTGCACCTGGCGGGCACTTCATTTTCCCGACGGAAAAGGCCCGAACCTTATCGTTGATGACGGCGGTGACGCCACATTGATGATGCATCTGGGGCATAAGGTCGAAGATGATCCTTCGATTCTTGAGCGCACTGCCGAGTCTGAAGATGAAAAGTGCCTTATGGCCGCGCTGAATCAGATTCAAGCCAAGAAAAAAGGAATCTTCCATGAATGGGCAAAGGAATGGAAAGGTGTTTCAGAAGAAACCACCACCGGGGTCCATCGCCTGTACCACATGCAGAATAAAAAAGACCTTCTCGTTCCTGCATTTAATGTCAACGATTCGGTGACAAAAAGTAAATTTGATAACATCTACGGATGCCGTCATTCACTCACCGATGGAATCAAACGGGCTACCGATGTCATGATTGCAGGAAAGGTTGCCATGATCTGCGGGTACGGTGATGTCGGTAAGGGTTCCGCCGATGCGCTGGCTAATGAAAAAGCGATGGTCATGGTCAGTGAGATCGACCCGATCTGTGCCCTGCAGGCCTATATGACAGGGTATAAAGTCTGTACGGTCGAAGATGCACTGCCTCTGGCGGATATCTATGTAACCACAACCGGTGATTGTGATGTTATTACCGCCGATCACATGTCCAAAATGAAAGACCAGGCAATTGTATGTAATATCGGCCATTTTGATAATGAGATCCAGGTTGAAGCACTGCGGTCCTATCCCGGTGTGAAACATACCAATATCAAGCCCGGTACCGATATGTTCACTTTCCCCGACGGCCACAGTATCTACCTTCTCGCTGAAGGACGACTGGTCAATCTGGGATGTGCAACCGGCCATCCGTCCTTTGTCATGTCCAACTCCTTCTCGAACCAAACTCTTGCACAAATTGAGTTGTGGACAAAGAAGTACGATATCGGTGTCTACCGGCTGCCGAAAATTCTGGATGAAGAAGTCGCCCGCCTCCATG
This window of the Chitinivibrionales bacterium genome carries:
- a CDS encoding adenine phosphoribosyltransferase, which encodes MNLDDAIRKVPDFPKPGILFYDITSIFANPEAFSYCVEQMMETYKDKHVDGVIAIESRGFLLGACYAEKAKVPLVLARKKGKLPGETVQQSYTLEYGEATLEIHKADLLPGKKWLVIDDLIGTGGTLEAVALMIESVGGEIAGIFSIIGLPFLSYKKKIGKYEPVTLIEYEGE
- the asnS gene encoding asparagine--tRNA ligase, whose translation is MAVFTVKQIFQAEQPPRGEIEVRGWVRTKRDSKKFSFIELNDGSCMASLQIIAESSIENYDDTVLKLTTGSSIAAVGIIVESPGKGQKYEMQAKKVTVYSIAPPDYPLQKKRHSFEYLREIAHLRPRTNTIGAVARVRSSLSHAIHTFFQDRGFVYVHTPIITASDCEGAGEMFRVTALDLDNPPKTDDGRLDYSRDFFGKQASLTVSGQLEGEIYAMALGKVYTFGPTFRAENSNTSRHLAEFWMIEPEMAFCDLYGDMDLAEEFVRYLARHALEKNHEDIAFFNVRIEKSVIETLKNIAENPFERISYTDAITILEKNNEKFEYKVTWGTDIQSEHERFLTEQEFKKPVIVYDYPKEIKSFYMKLNDDDKTVRAMDVLVPRIGELIGGSEREDRHDMLVKRINSLGLNEKDYWWYLDLRKYGGVPHAGFGLGFERLLLLVTGMQNIRDVIPFPRHPGYAEF
- a CDS encoding family 43 glycosylhydrolase; translated protein: MIKPGSQWFDMDGNLIQAHGGGILYHNGIYYWYGENKNGKTIEAGRARYRVDALGVNCYSSRDLITWNCEGTVLKPVPKDPSHDLHPSKVIERPKVVYNDRTGKYVMWMHVDTADYLYARAGIAVSDSPTGPFEYIDSMRPNGWESRDLTVFKDDDGSAYLIYSSNDNGDGTFRSNGTLHISLLTDDYLSQSGTFTHNFVKARREAPAIFKRNGRYYCVSSGCSGWDPNEAEYAISDSVLGPWEVKGNPCIGPENEKTFYSQSTFVLPLQNKKDAFIFMADRWIKEDLRDSRYVWLPIMWEGDRMKIAWRDEWDLSMFE
- a CDS encoding PDZ domain-containing protein, giving the protein MQKQPLITLVILLLFGSVWSAQSVDKNNPAPDSPAVSYAIEKIKPALVRIHVVSVEHMQGRETKFETSGSGVIITPEGHVVTNHHVAGRAKRIVCTMPSKEEIGAELVGTDPLTDIAVIKLIPEKKRSFATATFGNSSELQVGDHVMAMGSPLALSQSVTMGIISNTELVMPEMYWPFNKITIDGEDVGLLVRWIGHDADIFPGNSGGPLVNLKGEIIGINEISLGIGAAIPGSLAQRIAKEIIDKGEISRSWAGFEVQPRLKNAKAEKGVLVSGVIENSPAQKAGIQSGDIIRKIGDYEPSIRFAEELPTFNNYVVQLPVGKRVTVTVVRKGKEKKVSLVPVKRDYMRPTTVEIKQWGMTVRNISLMAAKEMKRENQDGVLVTSIRPGGPCDEARPSILANDIIVAIDKKPVRNIHELAAITRTLVADTDKPVPTLVAFERKNEQRLTVAEIGDRQIFNYGYEVRKAWLPVSVQVLTSDIADHLGIAGKTGVRVTRVYPNSSAEKAGLHAGDIIIKLDDEPVEVSEPGEAEFFNARIRDYTIDTEVNLTLIRDKKEIEKKVTLVRSPRPSREMKKYRDNNFEFTARNISYFDQVNKELEQARSGVLVEVVDQGGWAALGNLAVGDIITAINRASIPDVKSLEKTMQSIEEMKEPYAVFHVRRGIHTLFLEIEPDWNNK
- a CDS encoding adenosylhomocysteinase translates to MAPHVSFWDDVPYVIADIGLADFGRKEMVIAEHEMPGLMAIREKYAKDKPLAGARIAGSLHMTIQTAVLIETLKDLGAEVQWASCNIFSTQDHAAAAIAKTGIPVFAWKGESLEEYWVCTWRALHFPDGKGPNLIVDDGGDATLMMHLGHKVEDDPSILERTAESEDEKCLMAALNQIQAKKKGIFHEWAKEWKGVSEETTTGVHRLYHMQNKKDLLVPAFNVNDSVTKSKFDNIYGCRHSLTDGIKRATDVMIAGKVAMICGYGDVGKGSADALANEKAMVMVSEIDPICALQAYMTGYKVCTVEDALPLADIYVTTTGDCDVITADHMSKMKDQAIVCNIGHFDNEIQVEALRSYPGVKHTNIKPGTDMFTFPDGHSIYLLAEGRLVNLGCATGHPSFVMSNSFSNQTLAQIELWTKKYDIGVYRLPKILDEEVARLHVEKLGGKLTKLTQKQSEYLNIPSEGPYKPEHYRY